TCCCGACGACAGGCCCGACCGGTAACGCCCGACGGATTGCCGGTCGCGAACTTGCGGCCGGCACCTCTCTCTAATTTGCGTCGCGATGCCTGCGCCGGCGGCACTAGGGAGCGGGCAGAAAACTCGCGTGTCCTGTTCCGGAGGAGGTCGCGTCATGGACAAGCCACACGGTGCGCTCGATCCGCGTTTCCAGCTCCCTCAGATACGGCAGGTCAACAGTGCGCGACCTTTCGCGTGGCTGCGCAGGGGCTGGGCCGACATGCGCGACAATCTGCCGGCAAGCCTGAGCTACGGGCTGCTGTTCGCGGCTGCCGGTTCGTTCATCCTCGGCTATGCGACCGGCCTGCCGCATCTGTTCACGGCAGCGATTTCCGGCTTCTTCCTCGTCGGCCCGGTCGCTGCGGCCGGCTTGTACGAGATTTCGCGGCGTCACGACTGCGGCGAACCGGCCAGCTTCATCGATTCGCTGCGCGGGTTGAGCACGCATGCCGATCACCTGCTGTATTTCGGTGCCTTCCTCGTTTTTGTGCTGCTCGGCTGGGAACGGCTGTCGGCGCTGCTGTTCGCGTCGTTCTACCCCGAAGACGCGAGCGGTCTGGGCAGCTTTTTCCTGGAAGTGTTCCTGACGGGCGCGTCGGCCTCGTTCGTCGTGTGGTACCTCGTCATCGGCGGCGCAATCGCAGCCGTGGTCTTCGCGCTGTCGGCGGTGTCCGTGCCGATGCTGATGGACCGCGACACCGATGTCGTCACGGCAATGGTCGCGAGTGCGCGCGCGGTCGGCGCGAACTTCGGCACGATGGCAGTGTGGGCGCTGATCATCGTCGTGCTGATCGCCGTCGGTTTCGCGACGATGGCCGGCATGATCGTGCTGCTGCCGTTGCTCGGCCACGCCAGCTGGCATGCCTACAAGGATCTCGTCGAGTAATGCCCGTTCTGCCCCGCAGTGAAAAGCCGCGCCCGGGAAACCCCGCAGCGGCGATGCGGTTAGAATGTGACACGTGCTCCAGCGCCCGTTTCTCCTGTCTTTCCTCCTGTCTTCCTTCCTGCCTGCCGGAGAATCCCCATGTCCAATCCCCTCCTCGATTTTTCGGCGCTGCCGCGCTTCGATGACATCCGCCCGGAACACGTCGCGCCGGCAATCCGCCAGCTCATCGACGAGAACCGCGCGCTGATCGCGGAGCTCGTCGCCGATCCCGCGCCGCCGACGTGGGCGAACTTCGTCACGCCGATGACCGAGGAAGGCGAACGGCTCGGGCGCGCGTGGGGCATCGTCGGCCACCTGCACAGCGTCATGGACGTGCCCGAATGGCGCGAAGCCTACAACGCGATGCTGCCCGAAGTGTCGAGCTTCTATGCCGAAGTCGGGCAGAACCTCGAGCTGTTCGACAAATACCGGCTGCTGCACGACAGCGCCGAATACGACATGCTGTCGCCGGCGCGCCAGCGCATCATCGACCACGAGCTGCGCGACTTCCGCCTGTCGGGGGCCGAACTGCCCGACGCCGACAAGCCGCGCTTCAAGGAAATCCAGGAAGAGCAGTCGGCGCTCGCGGCGAAATTCTCCGAGAACCTGCTCGACGCCACCAACGCCCACGCCGAATGGATCGACGACGAAGCGCAGCTCGCCGGCCTGCCGGGCGACGCGATCGCCGCGGCGCGTGCAGCGGCCGAACGCGACGGCAAGCCGGGCTGGAAATTCACGCTGCAGATGCCCGCGTACCTGCCGGTGATGCAGTACGCCGACAACCGCGAACTG
The window above is part of the Azoarcus sp. PA01 genome. Proteins encoded here:
- a CDS encoding DUF2189 domain-containing protein — protein: MDKPHGALDPRFQLPQIRQVNSARPFAWLRRGWADMRDNLPASLSYGLLFAAAGSFILGYATGLPHLFTAAISGFFLVGPVAAAGLYEISRRHDCGEPASFIDSLRGLSTHADHLLYFGAFLVFVLLGWERLSALLFASFYPEDASGLGSFFLEVFLTGASASFVVWYLVIGGAIAAVVFALSAVSVPMLMDRDTDVVTAMVASARAVGANFGTMAVWALIIVVLIAVGFATMAGMIVLLPLLGHASWHAYKDLVE